The following are encoded in a window of Lynx canadensis isolate LIC74 chromosome B1, mLynCan4.pri.v2, whole genome shotgun sequence genomic DNA:
- the MED28 gene encoding mediator of RNA polymerase II transcription subunit 28, whose protein sequence is MAAPLGGMFSGQPPGHPGDSRGQASLLQAAPGPPRTSNSTLVDELESSFEACFASLVSQDYVNGTDQEEIRTGVDQCIQKFLDIARQTECFFLQKRLQLSVQKPEQVIKEDVSELRNELQRKDALVQKHLTKLRHWQQVLEDINAQHKKPADIPQGSLAYLEQASANIPAPMKQS, encoded by the exons ATGGCGGCGCCGCTGGGAGGTATGTTCTCCGGACAGCCGCCTGGACATCCCGGAGACTCCAGGGGCCAGGCTTCGCTTCTTCAGGCAGCGCCAGGCCCTCCGAGAACTTCTAACAGTACGTTGGTGGACGAGTTGGAGTCCTCTTTTGAG GCTTGCTTTGCTTCTCTTGTGAGTCAGGACTATGTCAATGGCACAGATCAGGAGGAAATTAGAACTG GTGTTGATCAGTGTATCCAGAAATTTCTGGATATTGCAAGACAGACGGAATGTTTTTTCCTACAAAAAAGATTGCAGTTATCTGTCCAGAAACCAGAGCAAGTTATCAAAGAG GATGTCTCAGAACTAAGGAATGAATTGCAGCGGAAGGATGCTCTGGTCCAGAAGCACTTGACGAAACTGAGGCATTGGCAGCAGGTGCTGGAGGACATCAACGCTCAGCACAAAAAGCCAGCCGACATCCCTCAGGGCTCCTTGGCCTACCTCGAGCAGGCGTCTGCTAACATCCCTGCACCCATGAAGCAAAGCTGA
- the LAP3 gene encoding cytosol aminopeptidase → MFLLPLPAAGRVVVRRLGVNRVWGRGFAAADMTKGLVLGIYNKEKEDDVPQFTSAGENFDKLVSGKLREVLNISGPPLKAGKTRTFYGLHEDFPSVVVVGLGRKTAGIDEQENWHEGKENIRAAVAAGCRQIQDLEISSVEVDPCGDAQAAAEGAVLGLYEYDDLKQKKKVVVSAKLHGSGDQEAWQKGVLFASGQNLARHLMETPANEMTPTRFAEIIEKNLKSASSKTEVHVRPKSWIEEQEMGSFLSVAKGSDEPPVFLEIHYRGSPDAGEAPLVFVGKGITFDSGGISIKASANMDLMRADMGGAATICSAIVSAAKLNLPINIIGLAPLCENMPSGKANKPGDVVKARNGKTIQVDNTDAEGRLILADALCYAHTFNPKVIINAATLTGAMDIALGSGATGVFTNSSWLWNRLFEASIETGDRVWRMPLFEHYTRQVVDCQLADVNNIGKYRSAGACTAAAFLKEFVTHPKWAHLDIAGVMTNKDEVPYLRKGMTGRPTRTLIEFLLHFSQDSA, encoded by the exons ATGTTCTTGCTGCCCCTTCCGGCTGCTGGGCGAGTCGTCGTCCGACGTCTGGGCGTGAATCGTGTCTGGGGACGGGGTTTCGCTGCCGCAGACATGACGAAG GGTCTTGTTTTAGGAATctataacaaagaaaaagaagacgaTGTGCCGCAGTTTACAAGTGCAGGAGAGAATTTCGATAAATTAGTGTCTGGAAAGTTGAGAGAAGTTTTGAACAT ATCTGGACCTCCTCTGAAGGCAGGCAAAACCCGAACCTTTTATGGTCTGCATGAG GACTTCCCGAGCGTGGTGGTGGTCGGCCTCGGCAGAAAGACAGCTGGAATTGATGAGCAGGAAAACTGGCatgaaggcaaagaaaacatCAGAGCTGCTGTAGCAG CGGGGTGCAGGCAGATTCAGGACCTGGAGATCTCTTCGGTGGAGGTGGATCCCTGTGGAGATGCGCAGGCGGCTGCGGAAGGAGCAGTGCTCGGTCTCTATGAGTACGATGACCTgaagcagaagaagaaagtaGTTGTATCGGCAAAGCTCCACGGAAG TGGGGACCAGGAGGCCTGGCAGAAGGGAGTCCTCTTTGCTTCTGGACAGAACTTGGCACGCCACCTGATGGAGACTCCAGCCAATGAGATGACGCCAACCAGATTTGCTGAAATTATTGAGAAGAATCTCAAGAGTGCTAGTAGTAAGACAGAGGTTCATGTCAG ACCCAAATCTTGGATTGAGGAACAGGAAATGGGATCGTTCCTAAGTGTGGCCAAAGGATCCGATGAGCCTCCAGTCTTCTTGGAAATTCACTACAGAGGCAGCCCCGATGCAGGCGAAGCGCCCCTGGTGTTTGTTGGGAAGGGAATTACCTTTGACAG TGGCGGCATTTCCATCAAGGCCTCTGCAAATATGGACCTCATGAGGGCTGACATGGGAGGAGCTGCCACCATCTGCTCAGCCATCGTCTCTGCTGCCAAGCTGAACCTACCCATTAACATCATAG GTTTGGCCCCTCTCTGTGAAAACATGCCCAGCGGTAAGGCCAACAAGCCTGGGGATGTCGTTAAAGCCAGGAACGGGAAGACCATACAG GTCGATAACACGGATGCAGAGGGGAGGCTCATACTGGCTGATGCACTTTGTTATGCGCACACCTTTAACCCAAAGGTCATCATCAATGCTGCCACCCTAACAG GTGCCATGGACATAGCTCTGGGGTCCGGTGCCACTGGGGTCTTCACCAATTCGTCCTGGCTGTGGAACAGACTATTTGAG GCCAGCATTGAAACAGGGGACCGTGTCTGGAGGATGCCTCTCTTTGAACATTATACAAGACAAGTTGTAGATTGCCAACTTGCTGATGTTAATAACATTGGAAAATACAG GTCTGCAGGAGCATGTACGGCTGCAGCATTCCTGAAAGAATTTGTGACTCATCCTAAGTGGGCACATTTAGATATAGCAGGTGTGATGACCAACAAAGATGAGGTTCCGTATCTGCGGAAGGGCATGACCGGGAGGCCCACAAGGACCCTGATAGAGTTCTTGCTTCATTTCAGTCAAGATAGTGCTTAG